A stretch of DNA from Allomeiothermus silvanus DSM 9946:
TCCCTTCTTGCAGGCCTTCTTCCGCTACGGTGGCCTCCCGCGGAATCTCAGCCAGCCCCTCAACGTGCTGGTGCAGGGGGTGTCGCCGGAGTATTCCGGCTATCACACCCGCGCTCCGGAGAATTTCCGCGGCCACGCCGATACCTTGCTCTTGGTTCGCTTCGATCCTGCGCAAAAGCGGGTGGTGGCGCTCTCCATTCCCCGCGACACCTACACGGTGATTCCGGGTCGGGGCTACCGCAAGATCAACGAGGCCAACGTGCTGGGAGGCCCTGAACTAGCCAAGCAGGTGGTCTCGAGGCTGGTGGGGGTTCCGGTGGATGCGTATGTTTCCATTAGCACAGAAGCCTTACGCCAAGCAGTAGACGCCTTGGGTGGGGTAACGGTGTGTGTGGAGCGCCCCTTGCACTACCGCGACACCGCGGCTCAGCTCGAGATCAACCTCGAGCCCGGCTGCCAGCGGCTCGATGGGAAGAACGCCGAGGCTTACCTCCGCTTCCGCAAGGACGCTCTGGGCGACATTGGGAGGATCCAGCGCCAACAGGCTTTTTTTCAGGCCTTGCGCGAGCAAGCGTTGAGCCCGGCGGGGGTGGTGCGGCTGCCGCAAGTGGTGGCTGCGGTAGAGGCTAACCTCCGCACTGACCTGAGCCGCGCCCAGATCGGGCAGTTGGTGGGGTTCGCCATGCAGCGGCCCGATCTGGTGAGCCTGCTGCTACCCGGCGGTTTTGGTGGGGGTTGGGAGGTGGACCCAGCGGGGCTCGAGGCGCTGGTGAACCGCTACTTCAAAGACCAAGGAGCCGAGCAGGCCGTCTCGGTTCAGGATCTGCGGGGCCGGGTAGCTTCGGTGATCTACGCCGCTGAGCAGTGGGAGCAAGCCAAGGGAGTGCGTGATACCCTCCACCGATTGGGGATGCGGGTGATTCTGCGCGAAGTGGACGCCGCCCCCGAACGCAGCGAGGTGCTCTCCAACGGGGATTCAGGTTTGGCTCAAGCCTTGGCGGGCCAACTGGGAATCCCCTGGCGCATCTCCGGGGAGACCACTTTGGGGGCCGACCTCACCGTGCGGCTTGGCGCAAGCCGCAAGAATCCGTAAAATGCGTAACGCTGTCTATCTGTGCCGGGGTGGCGGAATGGTAGACGCTACGGACTTAAAATCCGTTGGGGGAAACCCCGTGTGGGTTCGAGTCCCATCCCCGGCACCAAGGCGTAAGACCCCGGTGTATGCCGGGGTCTTTTCCTCGCCAAGCTGGCTACGCGCCGATGGGTTTCCCAGGGCCTCGAGCGGGAAGCTTTCCAGCACCGCTGATTTTGCTCAAGCGGATGTGGTTGCGTATACGGCACCGCGCTTTCCGTGGGGGCCCTAAGATGGGGGAAACTCCACGGGAGCCTTAGTCCTCTGGGGTTTGCGCTGCGTTGTTCGTGGCCCGGTTGGCTATCTCCGCCGCCGATTGCCGCACGGTGGCGATGAACTGACGGGTAGCCTCGTCTAGTGGATGCTCTCGCCAACTGATCGAACCCTCAGGGTTCCACTTCACCAACAAGGTATCTAGCCAGTGGACCAGGAGTTCTGCAGTCATAGGACCGGAATGTGGATAGAGATGTTTGGCGTTTCGCGTGACGATGTGCCCCAATGCCTCATAGTGGCTCGGCGAGGTGTGCAGGATCACCAGCCGGATCGACTCTCCCGATTCCTGCAACAGACACTCCAGCACATGGTTCTCGGGTAAGGCGTTGATGCGCTCGACTCTCAGTGTACCGACCATACCTTCACCCCCTTAGCCCCCATTATGACTCGATTTTTCGGACTGAAGTTCCGTACCTCGCTTGACGTTGGCTGCGACCCCGCCTAAGATAGACTTTGCGTCTAGTTCGACGCTACACCGCGGGGTGGAGCAGTCTGGTAGCTCGTCGGGCTCATAACCCGAAGGTCGAAGGTTCAAATCCTTCCCCCGCAACCAATGGCTATGTAGCTCAGCTGGTTAGAGCACACGACTCATAATCGTGGTGTCGGCGGTTCAAGTCCGCCCATAGCCACCAGTCCAGGACGAGAAAAACCGGAGTCGCTTAGGCTCCGGTTTTCCGTTTTGACCCCACACTTTGACCCAAATAAACTTCAGGCTTTAGCGCGGGGGCCTAGCAGGTCCTCGGGGTCAATGATCCAGCCTTTGCGTTCGTGCTCGAGCACATGCCGGTACACCCCCAGGGTGATATTCGCGTTAGCGTGCCCCATCCGCTCGCTCACAAGCTCGAGGGGCGCACCGTTAGCCAGCATGTGTGAGCCGTAGCTATGGCGCAGGTCATGCACCCGCAAGGGGCCTATGCCCAGCCGCTCGGTGATGCGCTTCAAGGCCCAGTTGGGCGCATGGGGATTGAGCGGCTTGCTCGGGTCGTTGCCGGGGAATACCCAGGCTTCCGGGCGAGGGTCCCCCAGCCGCTCGGCATACCAGGCCCGGTACTGTTGCAAGCGCTCCAGCGTCGCGTGAGGGATCGGCACGGTGCGCCCACTTGTGTGGGTCTTGGGCAGGGTCAGCACCCCGCGCTTGCCGTCATCGGTCCAAGCCCGCGTGACAGTAAGGGTTCCGGCCCCAAGGTCAAGGTCTTGCCACTGCAACCCCAAAGCCTCACCCCGGCGTAGCCCACAGGCCAGCATCAGCCTGAGGGCCAGGGCGGTTCTCGGGTCTTTGTGTTGGTCGAGGGCAGATAGCAAGGCGGCGATCTCGTGGGGCTCGAGGGCTCGCCCTACCTTGGCCTTGCTCTGACCTCGGGGAGTCTTGATGCGCACCGGGTCCACCGGGTTGCGGTAAATGAGCTCCATGTCTAAAGCGTCCCGGAATACCTGCCACAACCGTTGCCGCACCATCTTCACGGTGCGGATGGAGTAGCGCTTGCTCAGCCCATCCAGCACCTCGCGGATGTGGGCGGGCTTCACCTCCTGCAAGGGCCTCGAGCCCAGGGCGTCAGGGGCCTCGGGGTCTTGGAGTGAGGGCAGGGCATAGCTCAGTTCGAGCCGATAGAGTTCAGCGGTGCGCGGCCTGACCTCTTTGGCCTTGCGCTCCAGCCACAGCCGGGCATACCCTGCTGTGGTGCTCCGGTCGCGGGTGAACTGGCCCCGCTCGGCTCGGGTCTTCAGGTCGCGGGCCTTGCGCTCGGCTTCAGCGGCGGTCTGAGCGTAGACACTGACCTGCACCGGTACGCCGTTCTCGCGTAGGGTCAGGCGTACCTCGAAGCGCCCATCCTTGCGTTTACGGGGTTTGTTCGTCAGTCGCGGCATCCCGCACCTCCAAGAGTCCCAGCGCTCGAAGTCCAACCCTTACCACCTCACCCCGCTCGAGCGGCTTCAGGGCCTCGAAGCGCTCGAGCAGTTCTTGTGGGGCTCGTATCCACACCAAGCGCCCCCCTTCGCCCGGTTCCAACGGCTTCACCCCGAACCGTGCGGCTAGCTGTTCCTTGCTCCCCCTAACCTGTGGCAAGTTTGAACCTCTTGGCATGGTCTTACTTTACTACAAACACGGGTGAAAGCCGTGAAGATATTTCCCCTAAGCCTTATTAGGGGAAATTTCCCCAGCCATAAGCGGGTGTGGTTTTTACGCCATAGGCGAAGGGTAGAACCTGGGGCCTTTTTGACCTGTGTCGGAAATGTCGGGTTATTGACTCGAGGATGACCGCGTAAAACGAACGCTAAGGCCCCTCGAAGAGAGGGGCCAGGGGTAGACGCTCTTTCGGGATTGAACGCAGGCATACTTCCTCTATTGTTGAGAAAACCCCAGATTGGCGGGGTGTCGGCGCTTTTTCATTTGCTATCCCGCACCACCTCCAGCAGGTCATCTGGCAACAGGCCAGGGGTTTTTTTAGGGTCGGACGGGTCGCATCTTTTTAAGCCTGACAGATTGTCATCTACCCCAAAGGCCACACGGTGGATACCTCCACCGCCCCAGGGTAAACCCGCACCTCACGGGCTTGAGGAAACTGTGCCGCCCAGCGCCCCACCACCTGGAATAACCACCCTGTGGGGATGGTCTGGGCTATCCGGCTCGAGCCCAGGTCGAAGGCTAGCGTGACCTCCCCGCTCCCCTCGAGCCGGGGTAGGGCCTCGAGCAGGGCGAGCCAGGTGGGGAAGCTCCAAAACGCGGCGTTATCGGGCGGAATCGTTGCGCTATCCAACCCGTTAGCCGCTCGTGCCAGCCGCAATACCCGGCGTTCTCCGGTGTGGTGGGCTTCCACGCTCACACCGTGCGTCCCGGCGTGGTGTTTCATCCACAGCGACAGGCTCGCCGGGTTAGCGGGCCAGGGCTCCACCCGATGGGGCTCGAGGGCGGCGTATAGCTCGGTAGGGGTACCCTGCCAGGGGCCGGCCTCGAGCAGTCGGTGCAGAGTAGCGGGCAGGTGGGGAAACCTAGATGGCAAGGCAGCCCCCCTCAAGCTGGATCAGCGTCACATTGCGGGTCTTCTCGGGCCAGCGACCGGGCCACTGGGCCAAGACGGACACAATGCCTTCGGGCTTGGGGTACTCCCGCTCGAGGGTCGCGCACAGCCACCGGAGCAGCGAGCGGGTTTCCTCGAGGTTCAGAGCCTCGAGGGATTGATAGCCCACCGCTCGCCCGTTGATATCAACCCGAACGACGGGAGCTTGCAACTCCCACAAGCGGTGGGCGAGCTGGTCGGCTACCTGCTCGAGGTAGGCCCAGGGGCTACCGCCCTGGGCCGCCTCACCCCCCAACTCCTGTGGCCCTAAAACGCCCCCTGCCGCTTCCGCCAGCCGGAGTAGGTCGGGCTTCCACAGTCGGATGCTCGCTTCAAGGCCAGCACCGACCCCCTTGGGGCGCAGGATGAGGGCCCCCTGAACACAGGCCAGGGTGGCTCCTCGAGCGCTGAGGGTGCGTAGCAGGCCTGCCAGGTCAGAAGACATCGGCGTCCTCCAAATCCAAATCAACGCGGCTACCCCTTATATCTGTAGAAGTGGGAACAGTGGGAACAGTGGGTTTTGTGCCGTCCTGGACGTGGTTTAGGCTGTTCCCAGTTTTTTGAGTGTTCCCACTCGCGAGTGGGAACACCTGTGAAGCCGCATCAGAAGCGGGGCTTTGTTCCCACTCCTGAGTGGGAACACCCCGTTTAGTGGGAACAGGGTTTGTGCCGTCCTGGACGGCGCTGTGCTCATTGTTCCCACTGTTCCCACTTTTTGCGATATATACCCCCGCCAGGTGGATTGCTCGGATTAGCCCACTCCCGATTCTCACCCGGGCTTGGTACCGGGTTACCCCTGCCTCCACCCGAACGTGGATAACCCCCCGCTCTGCCAGCCGCTTCCACAACGTGCGCTCGGTGGGCAGCGGCTCGCCCGACTCGTTCGCCAGCCGCCCCAGCACGGTATAGGCGGCGGTCGGGTCCAGGTACAGCCCGTGGACTTCGGGGTCATCGGGTAGCCAGCCGATCTGTGGCCCGAGGGGCTCCCACACGCCGCGTGCGTCGGGGTGGCCACTGGTGGTTTCGCGGTACCGCCAGCCCCAACGGGCGGGGTCGGGTAGGTGATCCTCTATGTCCCGCCCGGGTCGCCAGTTCAAAGGCACGAGGTGGCCCCGACCCATGCGTAGAGCGGAGAAAAGCAAGGGGCCGAAGCGCTCCACCGGGTCAGCCCCGCGAAGATACTCCCCCTGACCCTGAAGCACCTGCTCGAGCGCCTCGAGCACCTCGCCCTCGCCCTCGAGGTCACACCCCACGGTGGCGGTGTACTCCTGGTATAGCTCCCATAGGGCGTGCAGCCGGGCCAGGGCGTCGGTCACCCGCCCGTGGAGGGCGTTGTAGCGGGGTCGCAGGCCCTCTATCCGGCTCCGCAAGCGGTCGCGGTGGGCCTCGAGGTCTCGGGCCAGCCAGCGCACCCAGCCGCTCAGGGCACGGGCATACGCCCCCTCACGGGCCAGGGTTTGGGCCTCGCTGAGCCGATCCAGGCGTACCTCGCCCCGCCCCAACTCGAGGAAGAGGCAGCGGGCTCGCACGCTGTGCCCGGGCGGCACGTCCTCGCCGGTGAGGAGCAGCGAACCACGGGGGGGCTTATCCCCCGCCAAAGAGCCGTCAGCCCGCATCCGCCCCCGGCCTGTGCCGTTGCCCTGAGAGCGCAGCAACCGGGCGGCTTTGGCCTGTAACTCCTTCTGCTTCTGCTCGCTCGCTTGAGGGGCGTAATCGTCCACCAAGAGCGGCGTGTCCATACCCGTGAACGCGAGGGCCTCGAGGGCATTGGTGGTGGTCTCCCAGCTCGCGGGCGGGGTGTCGTGATGGCCCCACAAAGATTGAATGACCAGGGCCAGGCTGGTTTTGCGGCTTCCCGTCGGCCCCGCCAAATATAGCGAGTACGGGCTATGGCCCAGCGGAGCGCCCAAGGCATAGAGCAGTAAAGGCACGGTGACCCGTGAGGGGGCCACCTCGCGCAGGCTCCACAAGGTGCGGATAGCCTCACGCTCAGCTTCGTCCTCGGGGGGGTCGGGCAGAGCAAAACCCTCGAATACCCGCCCCGGCTGGACCTCGAGGCCCTCCACGCCCCCGTTGGCTCCGATGCCCCCGCCAGCGTGGAGGTACACCCACTGCCCGTCGACCTTCGCCCAACCCAGGTGGCGGTACACGGTAGTGCGGCGTAGTCCCTCCAGGCTCAAGAACTGGATCGCGGCGCGCAGGTGGTCGCGGTTGGACTGCCCGGGCAGCACCACGGCCTCGCTTCCCCAATGGCGGGCGGTCCAGTTCATGCCGGCAAACTCGCCCGCCCTCACCCAGGCCGCAGGCAGCGGGCGCCCTGTGGAGGTGTAGCCTTTGATCTCAAACAGGGTCTCGTTCTCGAGCCCGTCGGTTGCGGCTATTTCGCGCTCGATGATGGCAGCGAAGTTGGAAAGCGGGTAGTAGCCCACCCCCTGCCCCTCACCCTGCTTTTCCGGCTTGGCGGCCCAAATCTGCCCGCGCTCGATCTTGTAGCGGGGTTTTCCGAGCACCAGCCCACCTCCGGTGCGGCCATCCAGGGGGCAGGTGGGCGCTTTCGCAGCCTCGCCGCCGGGGTCGTAGGGGTTGCTCGCCCGGGCTTTCTCGGCGGGTGGCTCGAGCGGGGCCGCCTGTCCGTACCTGAGGCCGTCCCTCGCGGTGGCCTCAGCCTCGAGGGGGGGCAGCCCGGCCTGCACCGCAGCCGCAACCAGGGCGGCGGCGGCCTGCTCGGGGTCGAGTCCCAGGTGAAGGTATCCGCCAATCAACCGGGCGTAGCCCAACAGGGTGTTATGCCTCTGCCCCTGTGGAGCAGCCGCTACCCGCTCACAGGCCCAGCGCAAGAGGCCCTCCAGCCTTCGGGTGTGGGTACCAGCCGCGATACCCCGAAGCCGGGCGGGTTGGTACTCAGGCGGTGGCGGTGGGGGATCGGGCAACAACCGAGCTAGCAGCCCCTCGGGGGCTAGAGGCAGTTCAGCCGGGGGTAGCAAGGGTAGTTCCCAAACGTAGGCCCCATTAGGCAACGTGGTCGGGGCAGCCGCCAAATACGCCTTACCTAAGCCGCGTAAGTCCACCCCCGGCAGCTTCCGCGCGCTGCTGGTGAGGCTTCCTACCAACCCGGCGGGCAGCCGCAGGAAGACATGCACCCCGCCCCGAGGGG
This window harbors:
- a CDS encoding LCP family protein, giving the protein MRRFVWVLLLVPLVALGYWAFPFLQAFFRYGGLPRNLSQPLNVLVQGVSPEYSGYHTRAPENFRGHADTLLLVRFDPAQKRVVALSIPRDTYTVIPGRGYRKINEANVLGGPELAKQVVSRLVGVPVDAYVSISTEALRQAVDALGGVTVCVERPLHYRDTAAQLEINLEPGCQRLDGKNAEAYLRFRKDALGDIGRIQRQQAFFQALREQALSPAGVVRLPQVVAAVEANLRTDLSRAQIGQLVGFAMQRPDLVSLLLPGGFGGGWEVDPAGLEALVNRYFKDQGAEQAVSVQDLRGRVASVIYAAEQWEQAKGVRDTLHRLGMRVILREVDAAPERSEVLSNGDSGLAQALAGQLGIPWRISGETTLGADLTVRLGASRKNP
- a CDS encoding tyrosine-type recombinase/integrase, giving the protein MPRLTNKPRKRKDGRFEVRLTLRENGVPVQVSVYAQTAAEAERKARDLKTRAERGQFTRDRSTTAGYARLWLERKAKEVRPRTAELYRLELSYALPSLQDPEAPDALGSRPLQEVKPAHIREVLDGLSKRYSIRTVKMVRQRLWQVFRDALDMELIYRNPVDPVRIKTPRGQSKAKVGRALEPHEIAALLSALDQHKDPRTALALRLMLACGLRRGEALGLQWQDLDLGAGTLTVTRAWTDDGKRGVLTLPKTHTSGRTVPIPHATLERLQQYRAWYAERLGDPRPEAWVFPGNDPSKPLNPHAPNWALKRITERLGIGPLRVHDLRHSYGSHMLANGAPLELVSERMGHANANITLGVYRHVLEHERKGWIIDPEDLLGPRAKA
- a CDS encoding bifunctional DNA primase/polymerase, which translates into the protein MRSYEKYSTSATALEYAGMGYPVLPLLPGEKRPHGRLVPSGLRDASTDPEVLRRWWQAAPGAGVGILPPAETLALDCDVPSAWGALLAEYPELGEAPRQRTPRGGVHVFLRLPAGLVGSLTSSARKLPGVDLRGLGKAYLAAAPTTLPNGAYVWELPLLPPAELPLAPEGLLARLLPDPPPPPPEYQPARLRGIAAGTHTRRLEGLLRWACERVAAAPQGQRHNTLLGYARLIGGYLHLGLDPEQAAAALVAAAVQAGLPPLEAEATARDGLRYGQAAPLEPPAEKARASNPYDPGGEAAKAPTCPLDGRTGGGLVLGKPRYKIERGQIWAAKPEKQGEGQGVGYYPLSNFAAIIEREIAATDGLENETLFEIKGYTSTGRPLPAAWVRAGEFAGMNWTARHWGSEAVVLPGQSNRDHLRAAIQFLSLEGLRRTTVYRHLGWAKVDGQWVYLHAGGGIGANGGVEGLEVQPGRVFEGFALPDPPEDEAEREAIRTLWSLREVAPSRVTVPLLLYALGAPLGHSPYSLYLAGPTGSRKTSLALVIQSLWGHHDTPPASWETTTNALEALAFTGMDTPLLVDDYAPQASEQKQKELQAKAARLLRSQGNGTGRGRMRADGSLAGDKPPRGSLLLTGEDVPPGHSVRARCLFLELGRGEVRLDRLSEAQTLAREGAYARALSGWVRWLARDLEAHRDRLRSRIEGLRPRYNALHGRVTDALARLHALWELYQEYTATVGCDLEGEGEVLEALEQVLQGQGEYLRGADPVERFGPLLFSALRMGRGHLVPLNWRPGRDIEDHLPDPARWGWRYRETTSGHPDARGVWEPLGPQIGWLPDDPEVHGLYLDPTAAYTVLGRLANESGEPLPTERTLWKRLAERGVIHVRVEAGVTRYQARVRIGSGLIRAIHLAGVYIAKSGNSGNNEHSAVQDGTNPVPTKRGVPTQEWEQSPASDAASQVFPLASGNTQKTGNSLNHVQDGTKPTVPTVPTSTDIRGSRVDLDLEDADVF